The following are from one region of the Passer domesticus isolate bPasDom1 chromosome 13, bPasDom1.hap1, whole genome shotgun sequence genome:
- the MXD3 gene encoding max dimerization protein 3 isoform X2: MEPAGSSIQVLLQAAEFLEHRQPRHPPPPPPGPEHGYAALCPAPPRRAAGSVRSVHNALEKHRRAQLRCCLERLKQQVPLGVGPTRSTTLSLLHRARLHIQRLEEQELRARRAKDRLRDRQRSLQRRLESLLLPTDGERARADSLDSSQLSEPSEEEDAEVEVDGVVLSGDLLPSFGTGREHSYSSPHSPAS; encoded by the exons ATGGAGCCCGCGGGCAGCAGCATCCAGGTGCTGCTCCAGGCGGCCGAGTTCCTGGAGCACCGCCAGCCCCGGCAcccgcccccgcccccgcccggccccgagCACGGCTACGCCGCTCTCtgccccgcgccgccgcgccgcgccgcgggCAGCGTCAG GTCGGTGCACAACGCGCTGGAGAAGCACAG gagagcccagctgcgCTGCTGCCTGGAGCGGCTGAAGCAGCAGGTACCGCTGGGCGTGGGGCCGACCCGTTCCACCACGCTGAGCCTCCTGCACCGTGCCCGGCTTCACATCCAG aggctggaggagcaggaacTGAGGGCACGAAGGGCCAAGGACCGGCTGCGGGACCGGCAGCGGAGCCTGCAGCGGCGGCTGGAATCGCTGCTCCTGCCCACGGATGGGGAACGGGCCCGGGCTGACAGCCTGGACTCATCCCAGCTCTCCGAGCCCTCCGAGGAAG AGGATGCCGAGGTAGAGGTGGATGGTGTGGTGCTCAGCGGGGACCTGCTGCCCAGCTTTGGCACCGGGAGGGAGCACAGCTACTCCAGCCCGCACAGCCCCGCATCCTGA
- the MXD3 gene encoding max dimerization protein 3 isoform X1: MEPAGSSIQVLLQAAEFLEHRQPRHPPPPPPGPEHGYAALCPAPPRRAAGSVRSVHNALEKHRRAQLRCCLERLKQQVPLGVGPTRSTTLSLLHRARLHIQRLEEQELRARRAKDRLRDRQRSLQRRLESLLLPTDGERARADSLDSSQLSEPSEEGWTGPATEALPHAGRKMRKMSPAFLTPARQGTSHRGTTGT, from the exons ATGGAGCCCGCGGGCAGCAGCATCCAGGTGCTGCTCCAGGCGGCCGAGTTCCTGGAGCACCGCCAGCCCCGGCAcccgcccccgcccccgcccggccccgagCACGGCTACGCCGCTCTCtgccccgcgccgccgcgccgcgccgcgggCAGCGTCAG GTCGGTGCACAACGCGCTGGAGAAGCACAG gagagcccagctgcgCTGCTGCCTGGAGCGGCTGAAGCAGCAGGTACCGCTGGGCGTGGGGCCGACCCGTTCCACCACGCTGAGCCTCCTGCACCGTGCCCGGCTTCACATCCAG aggctggaggagcaggaacTGAGGGCACGAAGGGCCAAGGACCGGCTGCGGGACCGGCAGCGGAGCCTGCAGCGGCGGCTGGAATCGCTGCTCCTGCCCACGGATGGGGAACGGGCCCGGGCTGACAGCCTGGACTCATCCCAGCTCTCCGAGCCCTCCGAGGAAG GCTGGACCGGCCCTGCCACCGAGGCACTTCCCCACGCagggaggaagatgaggaagatGAGCCCGGCCTTCCTGACCCCAGCACGTCAGGGCACGTCCCACAGGGGAACCACAGGCACGTGA
- the PRELID1 gene encoding PRELI domain-containing protein 1, mitochondrial, with translation MGKYCASLGVLKGPWDQVFAAFWQRYPNPYSKHVLTEDIVHREVTPDHKLLSRRLLTKTNRMPRWAERFFPANVAHSVYILEDSIVDPKNRTMTTFTWNINHARLMVVEERCEYRVNPENSNWTEVKREAWVSSSLFGVSRAIQEFGLARFKSNVTKSTKGFEYVLAKMQGEAPSKTLVETAKEATEKAKETALAATEKAKDLASKAATKKKQYV, from the exons ATGGGGAAGTACTGCGCCAGCCTGGGCGTCCTCAAGGGGCCCTGGGACCAGGTGTTCGCCGCCTTCTGGCAGCGCTACCCCAACCCCTACAG CAAACATGTCCTGACCGAAGACATCGTGCACCGGGAGGTGACGCCGGACCACAAGCTGCTCTCTCGGCGGCTCCTGACCAAGACCAACCGCATGCCGCGCTGGGCAGAGCGCTTCTTCCCAGCCAACGTCGCCCACTCCGTCTACATCCTGGAGGACTCTATCGTGGACCCCAAGAACCGAACCATGACCACGTTCACCTGGAACATCAACCACGCTCGCCTCATG GTGGTGGAGGAGCGCTGCGAGTACCGGGTGAACCCCGAGAACAGCAACTGGACCGAGGTCAAGCGGGAAGCCTGGGTATCCTCCAGCCTATTCGGCGTCTCGCGGGCCATCCAG GAGTTTGGTCTGGCCAGGTTCAAAAGCAACGTGACCAAGAGCACTAAGGGATTTGAATATGTGCTAGCAAAAATGCAAG GAGAAGCTCCATCCAAAACACTGGTGGAGACAGCCAAGGAAGCGACCGAGAAAGCCAAGGaaacagccctggctgccacGGAGAAAGCCAAGGACCTGGCGAGCAAGGCAGCCACCAAGAAGAAGCAGTACGTGTGA
- the RAB24 gene encoding ras-related protein Rab-24 isoform X2 produces the protein MSGRRVDAKVVLLGQEGVGKSSLVERCAHGRFRAGPYQNTIGAAFVAKVMTVGEQTVTLGIWDTAGSERYEAMSRIYYRGARAAVVCYDLTDSGSFQRAKFWVNELQNCEEGCRIYLCGTKSDLLEEDRRKRGVDFHDVQDYADEIKADLFETSSKTGQSVDELFQKVAEDYVNFSAFQVMTEDKGVNLGQRNSPYFYSCCHH, from the exons ATGAGCGGGCGGCGGGTGGACGCCaaggtggtgctgctggggcaggagggcgtGGGCAAGAGCAGCCTCGTGGAGCGCTGCGCCCACGGCCGCTTCCGCGCCGGGCCCTACCAGAAC ACGATCGGAGCCGCCTTTGTGGCCAAGGTGATGACGGTGGGCGAGCAGACGGTGACCCTGGGCATCTGG GACACGGCGGGCTCGGAGCGCTACGAGGCCATGAGCCGCATCTACTACCGGGGAGCCCGGGCTGCCGTGGTCTGCTACG ATCTCACCGACAGCGGCAGTTTCCAGCGAGCCAAGTTCTGGGTGAACGAGCTGCAGAACTGTGAGGAG GGCTGCCGGATCTACCTGTGTGGCACCAAGAGCGACCTGCTGGAGGAGGACAGGAGGAAGCGGGGCGTTGACTTCCACGACGTGCAGGACTATGCTGACG AGATCAAAGCAGACCTCTTTGAGACCTCCAGTAAAACGGGGCAGAGCGTGG ATGAGCTGTTCCAAAAGGTGGCTGAGGACTATGTCAACTTCTCCGCCTTCCAGGTGATGACAG AGGACAAGGGTGTCAACCTGGGCCAGAGGAACAGTCCCTACTTCTacagctgctgccaccactga
- the RAB24 gene encoding ras-related protein Rab-24 isoform X1 — MSGRRVDAKVVLLGQEGVGKSSLVERCAHGRFRAGPYQNTIGAAFVAKVMTVGEQTVTLGIWDTAGSERYEAMSRIYYRGARAAVVCYDLTDSGSFQRAKFWVNELQNCEEGCRIYLCGTKSDLLEEDRRKRGVDFHDVQDYADEIKADLFETSSKTGQSVDELFQKVAEDYVNFSAFQVMTGPTPGTSSFGGVDVPAACRSCSLPEDKGVNLGQRNSPYFYSCCHH; from the exons ATGAGCGGGCGGCGGGTGGACGCCaaggtggtgctgctggggcaggagggcgtGGGCAAGAGCAGCCTCGTGGAGCGCTGCGCCCACGGCCGCTTCCGCGCCGGGCCCTACCAGAAC ACGATCGGAGCCGCCTTTGTGGCCAAGGTGATGACGGTGGGCGAGCAGACGGTGACCCTGGGCATCTGG GACACGGCGGGCTCGGAGCGCTACGAGGCCATGAGCCGCATCTACTACCGGGGAGCCCGGGCTGCCGTGGTCTGCTACG ATCTCACCGACAGCGGCAGTTTCCAGCGAGCCAAGTTCTGGGTGAACGAGCTGCAGAACTGTGAGGAG GGCTGCCGGATCTACCTGTGTGGCACCAAGAGCGACCTGCTGGAGGAGGACAGGAGGAAGCGGGGCGTTGACTTCCACGACGTGCAGGACTATGCTGACG AGATCAAAGCAGACCTCTTTGAGACCTCCAGTAAAACGGGGCAGAGCGTGG ATGAGCTGTTCCAAAAGGTGGCTGAGGACTATGTCAACTTCTCCGCCTTCCAGGTGATGACAG GGCCCACACCTGGGACCAGCAGCTTTGGTGGCGTGGACGTGCCAGCAGCCTGCCGCTCCTGCTCTCTTCCAGAGGACAAGGGTGTCAACCTGGGCCAGAGGAACAGTCCCTACTTCTacagctgctgccaccactga